Part of the Spirochaetota bacterium genome, GGGGATGGATGATGATGCATTGAACTTTCTGTTCGAAAGAACGATACCGACCCCGCCCCAAGCGCTGTCGTAATCGTTCGCACCATAGATATTGTTCGAAACGAAAAACTCCCCTGTTGCCCCGAGCGTGTAGCCGGGTGTCGCGACGCTCAGGTCAACCCTTCCTTCCCGCGCCATATAGAAATTCGAATACCAGTTCGTCTTGTTCACGAAATTGAATTCGTCGACGAAATAGTAGCCTGACAAAGGCAAGGAGATGACAAGGAATGCAGCGAGAACAACGGATCGCGTGAAAATACTCATGTGTTTTCGGATGGGGATGGACTTTTGACCATGGAATAAGTATCGACAAACGATGTCCAGAAATTTACCAGTCATTGCCATACGTATTCGCAATCAGGCCTCCCTTTCATTGCCCGCAATGTAAGCGCTTACAACAGTACGCACAATACACTCTCGAAAAATAGACAGCAGGGACTATAACTGACACAATGCAAAGTAGTGAACAGCTTTTTTGACGCGTTATGTTACCTTTTCTGCGCTGCGCTTGAAAATTCCCTCGTTTACCGTACTATTACGTCATTACCGTCACAAGGAGTCGATCGTGGGTATTGAGATGTTCTCGCTGAAAAACAAGACGGCCGTCATAACCGGCGGCACCGGCGTGCTTGGCACTGAAATGGTCAAAGGCCTCGCAGCATGCGGGGCGAACGTCGCCGTGCTTACCCGCGATGAGAAGAAATTCGATGAAAAGATGAAAGGTGTGGCGAACGTCATCGGCGTGAAGGCGGATATCATGAGCCGTGACAGTCTTGCCGCGGCGGCGGATACGATACAGAATAAATTTACGAAGATAGACATACTCATCAACGGCGCGGGCGGCAATCAGCCGGGGGCCACATCGTCCGATACGAACACGTTCTTTGACATGCCCATGGAGGCGATACGCGACGTGCTCCATCTCAATTTCTTCGGCGGCGCGCTCCTCTCCTCGCAGGTGTTCGGCAAGGTGATGAAGGATAACGAGGCGGGCACGATAATAAACATATCATCAATGGCGTCGATGCGTCCGCTTACCAAGGTTCTCGGCTACGGTGCGGCAAAATCCGCCGTCAATAATTTCACCATGTGGCTTGCCGTGCACATGGCGCAGAACTACAATAAAAAATTCCGCGTGAATGCGATAGCCCCGGGTTTCTTCCTCACGGAACAGAATCGATTCCTTCTAACCAGCAAGGAGACAGGTGAGCTCTCGCCGCGCGGCGCGTCCATCATCGGGCATACGCCGATGGGGCGTTTCGGGGAATCATCCGAGGTCGTCGGTGCGCTTGTATGGCTTTGTTCCGATGCAGCGAGATTCGTCACCGGCATAGTGCTCCCGGTCGACGGCGGATTCTCGGCGTTCAGCGGCGTCTGATCCGCGGGTCTCCATGGGACCGCAGCGCCGCATCAACATCAATGAGCTCGTGTTCGATGCCGTGCTGGCCGTATTCTCCCTGCTCTGCCATTGTATTCCCTATACACCTATGCTAAAATACAGGCATATGAAACCGCGGGACAAGGAGTGAGCGATGGAACTGAGCACGAAGAAGGAAGGCGACATCATCATCATCTATCTCGAGGGGCGGCTCGAAGTGAACGTAACGCTGGAGATAGAGACGCAGGTGAACACCGTGATGGAGAATAACCCTGATTCGCATATCCTTTTCGACCTTCGCTCAGTGGAACATATGAGCAGTTCGGGGATACGGCTTTTCGTCGCCACGTCAAGGATATTGAAGGCAAGCAAGCGACGCCTTGTGATATGCGGCATGAACAGCGCGGTCAAGAAAATATTCAGCATCGTCGAGCTTATGGACATGTTCGCGATATATGAGGATGAGGATAAGGCACTCGCATCGTTCAAACGCTCTTGACGATTCCTGCGATTATGGATATGATACACGCGTTTCGGGAGAGATTTCATGCAGCCTAAAAAGAACGTGTCCGATAAGCGCCGTATCCGGAGAGTACCGGTACGCGTCCCGGTAGCGCTGCATTCCCGAAGCACGTTCGGCAAGAAGGGCGACGGGGTAAGCGTCGATGTGACATCATACGGCGTGCTGCTCGAGACGACGGTGCCGCTTGCCGTCGGTGAGGATGTGGAGATAGCGTTCGGGCTCACGAATTCCATTCGCCGCTCGATGACGGCGCATGTCGCATGGACATCGATGGATGACCGCAATAAGAAAACGCTTATCGGCTGTTATTTCGTCTAGTCCGACAGCGGTCTGTCGCGCCTACACAGCTAGTGCTTTATGTGCCTCGCGCAGCTGTTCCCGTATCGGTATGTGCTGCGGGCATTTTTCCTCGCATGCGCCGCATTCTATGCAGCTGTCGGCCTTCTGTCCCGCATCCCATTTCTCGCGGCCGATGGTCGCGTATACCGACCGCGCATTATCCCAGAGCCCGTATATCTTCCCGCGGTTATATCGCTCGAATATCTTTGGTATGGCCACTTCCGACGGACAGGGCATGCAGTAATTGCAGCCGGTGCAGTAGAGTTCCGCCATTTTTTTCAGCTGTATCATTCGATCATCGATGAGCTTCGTATCGTCGCCCGACAATACGCCCGCATCCGCTGCGACCGCGCAGTTCTCCCGCACCTGCTCCATCGTGCTCATGCCGGAAAGTGCAACGGATATGTCCTGATTTGAAAGTACAAAACGAAGCGCAAGCTCGGGTACGCGCTTGATGCCGGGGACCATTCCCTCAAGCACAGGGCTCGATGCCCCGAGCCGGCCGCCGCCGACAGGGCCCATCACTACGATGCCGATTCCTTTCTCATGAGCGAGCGCTATCCCGTCCGCAAGCTGCCTGTCGAGTATGTTGTATTGAAGCGTTATCACGTCCGGATACCCGGTATTGATGATCTTAATAAGATTTTCCGGTGAATCGTGGAATGATACCGAGATGTGGCGTATCAACCCTTCGTCCTTCGCCTTCTGCATCCATTTTGATGACACGGGTTCTACGATCTCGGTGTATCGCTTCCAATTTATCCCATGGTGTTTATAGATATCGATACATGAGACGTTCAGCCTTGCGAGACTGTTCTCAAGGTTCCGACGCCACGCGGATTCATCCGTGCCGTAATCCGGGTTCTTCGTCGAAACGATGATACGTTCGCGATAGCCTTTCAGCGCATCGCCCACGGCACGCTGGCTGTCCTCATGGCAGTAGCCCACGGCCGTATCGACATAATTGACGCCGGCATCGAATGCTGCATGGAACATGGGCGTTGAAAGTTCCCGGTCGACCGTGGTGCCGTTGGAGAGCATCGGCAGGCGCATGGCGCCGAAACCGAGCTGTGATACGGAAAGGCCGGTACGGCCGAGTGCACGCATCTTCATTCGCTGTCCTCCGCTGCCGGGTCACCGAACCCGGATGCCTATCATGATATAATAATTGCGGCATGAAGTCCATGGCATCGCACTGGTGCGGCATGAACGAAATTGACTTTCATTCCGGCATTGCTATACTATCGGCATGCATATCGATGCCGTTCAATTCGAGGTGTTCAGCGCCGGGGACAGCACCGTCCGCGGCAGGCAGCCGAAGGGATTCACCTTTGTGTATATCCTCGACGGTACGGGCAAAGTCATCGACGGCGAGCACTGTGTACATGCCGCCCCGGGCGACCTGGTGATAATCCCTTCCGAGCACGAATACCGCATGCGTGCGAAGTCGGCGGCACTTCGCTGTTATTCCACATCGGTATATCCCTGCGGCATGGCGAACGGCGAGATAGCGGCGCTTATCCGTGCGCGCATGCCGAAGATAGCGATCGGTCTCAACCGGCGATGGTTCTTCGAAGCGGTACGCTCGCGCCTGGCATCCGATCATGCATATGCGCAGAAGGCCGCGTTCTACAGCATCGTATCGCTCATCTACGAGATCAATACACCGCATCCTGAGCATGCAGCTGAGTCATCCGCAGTGGAAACGGCGCTGCGCGAAATTCAACATCGCATCGCGGAGCCTGCGCTCGATGTGGGGAAACTTGCGCGTGGCGCGGGGCTGAACCGGTCCTATTTCATACGTCTTTTCAAGTCGCGCGTGGGCGTTCCGCCGAATCAGTATTTTCTCAGGCTTAAGGTCGAAGCGGCACAGCCGTTATTGCGGCGCACCGAGCTTCCGGTGAATCGCATCGCCGATGATTTCGGTTTCTCGGACCAATTCCATTTCAGCCGTGTGTTCAAGCGCTGGACGGGCGTGTCGCCCCTCGCGTACCGAAGCGGCTGAGCACGAGGCGTATCAGGCCTTTCGGCTGCGCTGAAGCGTAAGCGCTACCATGCTTGCGATCGCCTCGACCACATTTTCCGAGACACCGTCCGCATGGTACGCAAAAAGGCCGATCGTCCCCTTCGGTGTGCGGAGCTTTACATACTCGACCTGTCTTTCGTTCTCATCGATCAATGTATCCAGGGTGACCTTCTGGAATTTCCCGGAATCGGGAAGGGTCACGTTATGAGGGAACTTCGAGCTCAGCGATACATGTTTCCACATCCCTTTCCTGTCGGGTACATGCACCCCGCAGTACTCGAAACTGAATATTGCAACGATGGAATCGGCGATCGCGACCGTACCTTTCGGAGTGTCGGGGACCTGCAGGAGCACCGTCGCGAGCCTGTTCAAGCGCTCGACCTCGGACCGTTTCCGGCTGATCTCGTCGGTGTGTTTCTGTATGGCCGATGAAAGGGCACTGACGATGACGGCAGCGATGACAAAAAAGCTGAACGCGGCGATGTCCTGCGGATTGGCGATGAGAAAAGTACCGACTGGCTGAATGAAAAAGTAATTAAAACAGAGCGCGCCCGCCAAGGACGCTGTCAGCCCCGAGCCCATCCCCCAGAAAAGGGAACAGAGGAGAACAATAAGCACATACGTGAGCACGATGGTCGTATCCGGAATGTGCGGAACGATCATCGTATAGATCAGGGTCGCGAACGCCACACTGGCAAGCGGTACGCCATAGGAAACGAGCGATCTCGATAGTTTCTCTGCCATCGTGCACTCCCGAAGCGGAAAAGGCTTCGCGGCG contains:
- a CDS encoding SDR family oxidoreductase produces the protein MGIEMFSLKNKTAVITGGTGVLGTEMVKGLAACGANVAVLTRDEKKFDEKMKGVANVIGVKADIMSRDSLAAAADTIQNKFTKIDILINGAGGNQPGATSSDTNTFFDMPMEAIRDVLHLNFFGGALLSSQVFGKVMKDNEAGTIINISSMASMRPLTKVLGYGAAKSAVNNFTMWLAVHMAQNYNKKFRVNAIAPGFFLTEQNRFLLTSKETGELSPRGASIIGHTPMGRFGESSEVVGALVWLCSDAARFVTGIVLPVDGGFSAFSGV
- a CDS encoding STAS domain-containing protein, with protein sequence MELSTKKEGDIIIIYLEGRLEVNVTLEIETQVNTVMENNPDSHILFDLRSVEHMSSSGIRLFVATSRILKASKRRLVICGMNSAVKKIFSIVELMDMFAIYEDEDKALASFKRS
- a CDS encoding PilZ domain-containing protein is translated as MQPKKNVSDKRRIRRVPVRVPVALHSRSTFGKKGDGVSVDVTSYGVLLETTVPLAVGEDVEIAFGLTNSIRRSMTAHVAWTSMDDRNKKTLIGCYFV
- a CDS encoding aldo/keto reductase; this translates as MKMRALGRTGLSVSQLGFGAMRLPMLSNGTTVDRELSTPMFHAAFDAGVNYVDTAVGYCHEDSQRAVGDALKGYRERIIVSTKNPDYGTDESAWRRNLENSLARLNVSCIDIYKHHGINWKRYTEIVEPVSSKWMQKAKDEGLIRHISVSFHDSPENLIKIINTGYPDVITLQYNILDRQLADGIALAHEKGIGIVVMGPVGGGRLGASSPVLEGMVPGIKRVPELALRFVLSNQDISVALSGMSTMEQVRENCAVAADAGVLSGDDTKLIDDRMIQLKKMAELYCTGCNYCMPCPSEVAIPKIFERYNRGKIYGLWDNARSVYATIGREKWDAGQKADSCIECGACEEKCPQHIPIREQLREAHKALAV
- a CDS encoding AraC family transcriptional regulator; its protein translation is MHIDAVQFEVFSAGDSTVRGRQPKGFTFVYILDGTGKVIDGEHCVHAAPGDLVIIPSEHEYRMRAKSAALRCYSTSVYPCGMANGEIAALIRARMPKIAIGLNRRWFFEAVRSRLASDHAYAQKAAFYSIVSLIYEINTPHPEHAAESSAVETALREIQHRIAEPALDVGKLARGAGLNRSYFIRLFKSRVGVPPNQYFLRLKVEAAQPLLRRTELPVNRIADDFGFSDQFHFSRVFKRWTGVSPLAYRSG
- a CDS encoding DUF4118 domain-containing protein, with the protein product MAEKLSRSLVSYGVPLASVAFATLIYTMIVPHIPDTTIVLTYVLIVLLCSLFWGMGSGLTASLAGALCFNYFFIQPVGTFLIANPQDIAAFSFFVIAAVIVSALSSAIQKHTDEISRKRSEVERLNRLATVLLQVPDTPKGTVAIADSIVAIFSFEYCGVHVPDRKGMWKHVSLSSKFPHNVTLPDSGKFQKVTLDTLIDENERQVEYVKLRTPKGTIGLFAYHADGVSENVVEAIASMVALTLQRSRKA